A single region of the bacterium genome encodes:
- the rnc gene encoding ribonuclease III yields MKDFAKLEKDLNLKFKNKDLLTQAFCHRSYLNENSKFNLEHNERLEFLGDAILELVVTEFLYLDYPKKTEGELTSWRAALVNSDSLAETAKSLNFNDYLLLSRGETKDAGKARSFILANAFEAFIGSLYLDQGYKICQTFIKKHLTNKLPEIISKGLFKDSKSHFQEEAQEKVAVTPTYKVLKESGPDHVKYFQIGVFLGEEMVAKGEGSSKQEAEEQAAEHALKVKKWSE; encoded by the coding sequence ATGAAGGATTTTGCAAAACTGGAAAAGGACCTGAATTTGAAGTTCAAGAACAAAGATTTGCTGACTCAAGCTTTCTGCCACAGGTCATATCTCAACGAGAACTCAAAGTTTAATTTAGAGCACAACGAAAGGCTGGAGTTTCTGGGGGACGCCATCTTAGAACTGGTGGTCACGGAGTTCCTTTACCTTGATTATCCGAAGAAAACCGAGGGAGAACTGACTTCTTGGCGGGCGGCTCTGGTTAATTCTGACAGCTTGGCCGAAACCGCCAAATCCCTGAACTTCAACGATTACTTGCTGCTGTCTCGAGGCGAGACAAAAGACGCCGGAAAAGCCAGGTCGTTCATCCTGGCAAACGCTTTTGAAGCCTTTATCGGCTCCCTCTATCTTGACCAGGGATATAAAATCTGCCAAACTTTTATCAAAAAACACCTGACTAACAAGCTTCCGGAAATCATCAGCAAAGGCCTTTTCAAAGACTCAAAATCCCATTTCCAGGAGGAGGCCCAAGAAAAAGTGGCCGTCACTCCGACCTACAAGGTGCTCAAGGAATCCGGACCAGACCATGTCAAATACTTTCAAATCGGAGTCTTTCTCGGAGAAGAGATGGTTGCCAAAGGCGAAGGCTCTTCAAAGCAGGAAGCCGAAGAGCAGGCGGCCGAACACGCCCTAAAAGTCAAAAAGTGGAGTGAGTGA
- the nusB gene encoding transcription antitermination factor NusB yields MASRHLSRSIAMQSLFEWDFYGKSDNIDEIVDQNLKEFGPGLESQDFAKQLVKGVTDHLSKIDKIIIESAPEWPLEQITMVDRNVLRIGLFELLYAKKEEVPPKVAINEAIELAKSFGGESSGRFVNGVLGTVYKGIEDIEEEEIAKAGDKIPFELLSGGVVYRKKDGVWQIALLLDVFGRWTLPKGHAEGNETPEETALREIKEELGLTELKIIKKIGERQYVAHEPDKGLIKRQVTDFLLEAPENAELKVEKSSGIKDAKWFGLEEISDLKQYQRVRSSIEEAIKTLNQENNNQNT; encoded by the coding sequence ATGGCCAGCCGTCATTTATCACGATCAATTGCCATGCAATCCCTTTTCGAGTGGGATTTTTATGGTAAATCAGACAACATTGACGAGATCGTCGATCAGAATCTCAAAGAATTCGGACCGGGCTTAGAAAGCCAGGATTTCGCAAAGCAATTGGTCAAAGGAGTAACAGACCATTTATCTAAGATAGATAAAATCATTATCGAGTCCGCCCCTGAATGGCCTCTAGAACAAATTACCATGGTTGACAGGAATGTCCTGAGGATCGGGCTTTTCGAGCTTCTCTACGCTAAAAAAGAGGAAGTGCCGCCAAAAGTAGCTATCAATGAAGCCATTGAGTTGGCAAAATCATTCGGCGGCGAGAGTTCGGGCAGATTCGTCAACGGAGTCTTGGGGACCGTTTATAAGGGGATCGAAGATATCGAAGAAGAGGAGATTGCCAAGGCTGGCGACAAAATCCCTTTTGAGCTTTTGTCCGGAGGGGTGGTCTATCGGAAAAAAGACGGTGTTTGGCAAATCGCCCTTTTGCTCGACGTCTTTGGCCGCTGGACTCTGCCCAAAGGCCACGCCGAAGGAAACGAGACTCCGGAAGAAACCGCTCTTCGGGAAATCAAAGAGGAACTAGGCTTGACTGAACTTAAGATTATAAAGAAGATCGGCGAAAGACAATACGTGGCCCACGAGCCGGACAAGGGCCTGATAAAAAGGCAGGTGACCGATTTTCTCCTGGAAGCTCCGGAAAACGCCGAGCTCAAAGTAGAGAAAAGCAGCGGCATCAAAGACGCAAAATGGTTCGGCCTAGAAGAGATTTCCGATTTGAAGCAGTATCAGCGGGTCAGGTCTTCCATAGAGGAAGCAATTAAGACTTTGAATCAAGAAAATAACAACCAAAATACTTAA
- the rpmF gene encoding 50S ribosomal protein L32, with translation MGGVPKQRHTKSRRDKRRSQIFLVQPSLTVCSHCKKPSLPHTICKNCGYYQNREIINVLKKAEKKRKKRAEKGLEPKPETS, from the coding sequence ATGGGTGGCGTACCAAAACAACGGCATACTAAGTCAAGAAGGGATAAAAGAAGATCCCAGATTTTTTTAGTTCAGCCAAGCCTGACTGTCTGCTCCCATTGCAAAAAGCCGAGCCTTCCCCATACCATCTGCAAGAACTGCGGCTATTACCAGAACAGAGAAATCATCAATGTTTTAAAGAAAGCTGAAAAGAAAAGAAAGAAAAGGGCAGAAAAAGGCCTGGAACCTAAACCAGAAACATCCTAA
- a CDS encoding ribonuclease HII, producing MKYPNLYQEKKLWKKGYKTVVGLDEAGRGPLAGPVVAGAVSILDTKYQILNTKTKVKDSKQLSSLQREIIYKTILKDTRLRWGIGIVSEKVIDRINILEATKLAMVKALRNLNNKLHKLPKSHDREKSVGLSFLILDGNFKLNLPLSQKSIVKGDEKVFSCAAASILAKVTRDRIMVNYHKKYPRYRFDLHKGYGTKLHLKQLKKYGPCKIHRKTFRPIT from the coding sequence ATGAAATATCCTAATCTTTATCAAGAAAAAAAGCTTTGGAAAAAAGGCTATAAAACAGTCGTTGGTTTAGACGAAGCAGGTCGCGGCCCGTTGGCTGGCCCGGTCGTCGCCGGCGCCGTCAGCATACTAGATACTAAATACCAGATACTAAATACTAAAACCAAAGTTAAAGATTCTAAACAATTATCTTCTTTGCAAAGAGAAATAATTTATAAAACTATTCTCAAAGATACTCGGTTGCGGTGGGGGATAGGAATAGTGAGCGAAAAAGTGATCGACAGAATCAATATCTTGGAAGCAACCAAGCTAGCCATGGTCAAAGCCTTGAGAAACCTAAACAACAAATTACATAAATTACCAAAATCACACGATCGTGAAAAATCTGTAGGCTTAAGTTTTTTGATTTTGGACGGAAATTTCAAATTAAATCTGCCGTTATCGCAAAAGTCAATTGTCAAAGGTGATGAAAAGGTTTTTTCCTGCGCCGCAGCTTCCATATTAGCCAAAGTCACCCGGGACAGAATCATGGTTAATTATCACAAAAAGTATCCGCGCTACCGTTTTGATTTGCACAAAGGCTATGGCACAAAACTCCATTTAAAGCAGCTTAAAAAGTACGGCCCCTGCAAGATTCATCGGAAAACCTTCCGACCGATTACCTAA
- a CDS encoding DNA polymerase III subunit alpha, whose product MTKFTHLHVHSQYSLLDGLPKIPDLLDYVKELGMDSLALTDHGVLYGAVEFYKEAVKKGIKPIIGCEVYVANNKMTDKRPNVDDKRYHLILLAKNELGYKNLVKLITKAHLQGFYYKPRIDEELLAEYGQGLIGLSACLQGKIPRLILAKKLKEAEETALKYQEIFGKGNFYLELQHHQNIKEQGIINEALISLSKKTGIPLVATQDLHYLRPEDADAQDILMLINTGADANDPERLTMKQDDFSMTSPEKMAEYFKDIPGAIENTQKIVDLCDFKFDLGKWKLPKFETPNKEPADEYLKTLCLAGLEKKYGNAPAPAVLERLDFELATIQKVGYASYFLIVQDFANWAREKRIIFSARGSANNSLVSYILNITNIDPIKYNLFFERFLNPERISPADIDIDFTDRRRNEVIDYVSQKYGRDRVAQIITFGTMASRAVIRDVGRALGYSYSFCDQMAKMIPFGFTLNDALNKIKEFKDLYSQDARAEKLVDLAKKLEGVARHASTHACGVVISAEPLENLVPLQHPTQNDENIVTQYEMHSIEELGLLKMDFLGLKNLTVIEDTLARIYAVHDGLKVDIDNIPLDDKEVYKTLQNGRTAGLFQLESSGMTRYLVDLKPTEMEDLIAMIALFRPGPMEFIPSFIKRKHKKEKVEYLHPKLKPILEKTYGICIYQEQLLQIARDLAGFTMGEADVLRKAVGKKIKSLLDEQEEKVVSGMIKNDIPEKTAERLWEWILPFARYGFPRGHAAGYALIAYQTAFLKTRFPVEFMASLLTSEKHDVEKIAFLIEECKRMKIEVLPPDINESLTNFTVVPKEKQIRFGLLGIKNVGANVVKAITDERKTNGPFKNLGDFLSRISSKDLNKKSLESMAKAGVFDSLVERNQILSNIEEILEFNRERQRKRASGQRDLFGGKINFGSEIRLASASPASSKEKLEWEKELLGLFVTSHPLESLRMILEKKASPLAKITKEIEGKRIKVAGILSSLKKIITKNGKPMLFVKLEDLTDKIEIVVFPSILERNPLPFRENKIVFITGRVSFKDNLPKIICDDIQEIVEA is encoded by the coding sequence ATGACAAAGTTCACTCACCTCCACGTGCATAGCCAGTATTCTCTATTGGATGGTTTGCCAAAAATCCCGGATCTTTTAGATTACGTCAAAGAGCTTGGCATGGATTCGCTAGCCCTCACTGACCACGGCGTCCTATACGGCGCCGTTGAGTTTTATAAGGAAGCGGTCAAAAAAGGGATAAAACCGATTATCGGCTGCGAAGTATATGTTGCCAACAACAAGATGACCGATAAGCGTCCGAATGTCGACGACAAGAGATACCACCTGATTTTATTGGCCAAGAATGAACTGGGTTACAAAAACCTGGTTAAGCTAATCACCAAAGCCCATTTACAGGGCTTTTATTATAAGCCGAGAATCGATGAAGAGCTTTTAGCCGAGTATGGTCAAGGCCTGATTGGCCTTTCTGCCTGTCTTCAAGGCAAGATCCCTAGATTAATACTGGCCAAAAAACTAAAAGAGGCTGAAGAAACGGCTTTGAAATACCAGGAGATTTTCGGCAAGGGCAACTTTTACCTCGAGCTTCAGCACCACCAAAATATCAAAGAACAAGGAATTATAAACGAGGCATTAATCTCTCTGTCTAAGAAAACCGGCATTCCCTTGGTGGCGACCCAGGATCTTCATTATCTAAGGCCCGAGGACGCCGACGCCCAGGATATTTTAATGCTGATTAATACCGGAGCAGACGCTAACGATCCTGAAAGGCTGACCATGAAACAGGATGATTTTTCCATGACCTCTCCGGAAAAAATGGCAGAATATTTCAAAGATATCCCAGGGGCGATTGAAAATACCCAAAAGATTGTTGATCTATGCGATTTTAAATTTGATTTGGGCAAGTGGAAACTGCCAAAATTCGAAACCCCGAATAAGGAACCGGCAGACGAATACTTAAAAACCCTTTGCCTCGCAGGCCTGGAAAAGAAATACGGAAATGCGCCTGCTCCGGCGGTTTTGGAAAGGCTTGATTTTGAGCTGGCAACTATCCAAAAAGTCGGTTACGCCTCTTATTTTCTGATCGTCCAGGATTTTGCCAACTGGGCCAGAGAAAAAAGGATTATTTTTTCTGCCCGCGGCTCTGCCAATAATTCTTTGGTCAGCTACATCCTTAACATCACTAATATTGACCCGATCAAATACAATCTTTTTTTTGAAAGGTTTTTAAATCCAGAGAGAATCTCGCCGGCCGATATTGACATCGATTTCACCGACCGCCGGAGAAATGAAGTTATTGACTATGTCTCTCAAAAATACGGCCGCGACAGAGTCGCCCAGATTATCACCTTTGGAACCATGGCCTCGAGGGCTGTCATTAGGGATGTTGGCAGAGCCCTAGGCTACAGCTATTCTTTCTGCGACCAGATGGCCAAAATGATTCCTTTCGGCTTTACCCTTAACGATGCTCTAAACAAAATTAAGGAGTTTAAAGACCTTTATAGCCAGGACGCCAGGGCTGAAAAGTTGGTGGATTTGGCTAAAAAGCTGGAGGGAGTAGCCAGGCACGCCTCGACTCACGCCTGCGGAGTGGTCATTTCCGCCGAACCCCTGGAAAACCTGGTACCTTTGCAGCATCCGACCCAGAATGACGAAAACATTGTTACCCAGTATGAAATGCACTCTATTGAAGAACTCGGCCTTTTGAAAATGGACTTTTTAGGACTAAAGAACCTGACCGTCATTGAAGACACCCTGGCCCGCATTTATGCTGTCCACGACGGCTTGAAAGTTGATATTGACAATATCCCTCTTGACGATAAAGAAGTTTATAAGACCTTGCAGAACGGCCGGACCGCCGGCCTGTTTCAACTGGAATCGTCGGGGATGACTCGTTATCTGGTGGACTTAAAGCCCACAGAAATGGAGGATTTGATTGCCATGATCGCCCTTTTCCGGCCAGGGCCGATGGAATTTATCCCCTCTTTCATCAAAAGAAAACACAAAAAAGAAAAGGTTGAATACCTCCATCCAAAACTCAAACCCATTCTGGAAAAAACATACGGAATATGTATTTATCAGGAGCAGCTGCTCCAGATCGCTCGGGACTTGGCCGGTTTCACTATGGGCGAAGCCGACGTTTTAAGAAAGGCTGTCGGCAAAAAAATCAAGTCTTTGCTTGACGAACAGGAGGAAAAAGTTGTCAGCGGCATGATTAAAAACGATATCCCAGAAAAAACCGCCGAAAGGCTCTGGGAATGGATTTTACCTTTTGCTAGATACGGCTTCCCCCGTGGGCACGCAGCCGGTTACGCCCTGATTGCTTACCAAACGGCTTTCTTAAAAACCCGCTTTCCGGTGGAATTCATGGCTTCCCTGTTGACTTCAGAGAAGCACGATGTCGAAAAAATCGCTTTCTTGATCGAAGAATGCAAAAGAATGAAAATTGAGGTTTTGCCGCCGGACATTAACGAAAGCCTGACTAACTTTACCGTTGTTCCCAAAGAAAAACAGATCCGTTTTGGACTTTTAGGCATCAAGAATGTCGGCGCCAACGTCGTCAAAGCGATTACCGATGAGAGGAAAACCAACGGCCCATTCAAGAATCTGGGCGATTTTCTCTCGCGGATAAGCTCCAAGGATTTGAATAAGAAATCACTTGAAAGCATGGCTAAAGCCGGAGTTTTTGACTCCCTGGTTGAAAGAAACCAGATTCTGTCCAACATCGAGGAAATTTTGGAGTTCAACCGAGAGCGCCAGAGAAAAAGAGCTTCTGGCCAGAGAGATCTTTTTGGGGGCAAGATCAATTTTGGCTCTGAAATCAGGCTGGCCTCGGCTTCCCCTGCTTCTTCGAAAGAAAAGCTGGAATGGGAAAAAGAATTATTAGGCCTTTTCGTCACCTCTCATCCTCTAGAGAGCCTCAGGATGATTTTAGAAAAAAAAGCTTCTCCTCTGGCAAAAATCACCAAGGAAATTGAAGGGAAAAGAATAAAGGTGGCTGGCATTCTTTCGAGCCTAAAGAAAATCATTACCAAGAATGGCAAGCCCATGCTTTTCGTGAAGTTGGAGGACCTGACCGACAAGATCGAGATAGTCGTCTTCCCGTCTATCCTGGAAAGGAATCCCCTGCCTTTCAGAGAAAACAAGATTGTCTTTATAACCGGCAGAGTCAGCTTCAAAGACAATCTGCCCAAGATTATCTGCGATGACATCCAGGAAATAGTGGAAGCTTAA
- the thrS gene encoding threonine--tRNA ligase, whose translation MSKKSTSKKAKKPDSSEEYRAKELWKMRHSCEHVLHQAMIRLYPQFKEAMGPATDEGFYIDFDAELSGKSGQPLKISEADFLRIEAEMAKIIKGNLPIKREEFSFVQAQKLFKSNPYKRELLADIKKRGEKATAYWTGKEFVSLCAGPHISSTGKIGAFKLLSVAGAYWHGSEKNKMLARIYGTCFPTQKELEQYLLQQEEAEKRDHRKLGKELDLFVFSDIIGKGLPLLTPKGTIIRKELEKFVIEEETKRGYQHVITPPLAKVELYEKSGHYPYYKDTMYPAMQIDEEKLILRPMTCPHHFMLYKSQPRSYKELPVRFAEIASQFRYEKSGELSGLTRVRMFCLADAHIMCAKEQARGEIMEVLKLIDYANSVFGLKKGVDYRYRLSLGDRKDANKKYYKDDKAWNAAENILRQVLKEIEAPFFEAKGEAAFYGPKIDIQVKKVNGQEETAFTVQYDFVMPKRFELTYTDNLGKEKEVVVVHRSSIGAFERTMAFLIEFYAGAFPVWLSPVQVQVIPVADRHLDYARKIVQVMRDANIRVELKDEQETVSKKIRSGELQKIPYLLVVGDREIQAKNISFRQRQKGDLGTMKLNDFVAKIRKEIDQKK comes from the coding sequence ATGTCTAAGAAATCAACCTCTAAAAAGGCAAAAAAGCCCGACTCCTCCGAGGAGTATAGGGCAAAAGAGCTCTGGAAAATGCGCCACAGCTGCGAGCATGTCCTGCATCAGGCAATGATTCGGCTTTATCCTCAATTTAAAGAGGCAATGGGGCCGGCGACCGATGAGGGATTTTATATTGACTTTGATGCGGAACTATCGGGCAAGTCCGGCCAACCGCTTAAGATTTCTGAAGCGGACTTTCTCAGAATAGAGGCGGAAATGGCAAAGATAATCAAGGGAAACCTGCCTATTAAGCGAGAGGAGTTTTCGTTTGTCCAGGCCCAAAAATTATTCAAAAGTAATCCCTATAAACGGGAATTACTGGCAGATATCAAAAAGCGCGGTGAAAAAGCAACGGCTTACTGGACCGGCAAGGAATTTGTTTCTCTTTGCGCCGGGCCCCATATCAGCTCAACTGGTAAAATCGGCGCTTTTAAACTTCTGTCTGTTGCCGGCGCCTACTGGCACGGCTCGGAAAAGAACAAAATGCTCGCCAGGATTTACGGCACCTGCTTTCCAACTCAAAAAGAACTAGAACAATATCTTTTACAACAAGAAGAAGCGGAAAAACGGGATCACCGCAAGCTAGGAAAAGAACTGGACCTTTTCGTTTTCTCCGATATTATCGGCAAGGGCCTGCCGCTTTTGACTCCCAAGGGAACAATAATCAGAAAAGAACTTGAAAAATTTGTGATAGAGGAAGAAACGAAACGCGGCTATCAGCACGTCATTACCCCGCCGCTCGCCAAAGTGGAACTCTATGAAAAATCAGGCCACTACCCGTATTACAAAGACACTATGTACCCGGCCATGCAGATAGACGAAGAAAAACTGATTCTGCGGCCGATGACCTGCCCCCATCACTTTATGCTCTACAAATCGCAACCGCGAAGCTACAAAGAGTTACCGGTGCGTTTTGCAGAGATCGCCTCCCAATTCCGATACGAAAAAAGCGGCGAGCTTTCCGGATTGACGAGAGTAAGAATGTTTTGTCTGGCAGACGCTCACATAATGTGCGCCAAAGAACAAGCCCGGGGCGAAATTATGGAAGTTCTGAAGCTAATTGATTATGCTAATTCGGTCTTTGGGTTGAAAAAAGGCGTTGACTACCGCTACCGTCTCTCTTTGGGCGACCGGAAAGACGCCAACAAAAAGTATTATAAAGACGATAAGGCCTGGAATGCGGCTGAAAATATCTTGCGCCAGGTTTTAAAAGAGATAGAAGCGCCTTTCTTTGAAGCAAAAGGAGAAGCGGCGTTTTACGGCCCCAAAATAGACATCCAGGTCAAAAAAGTCAACGGCCAGGAAGAAACCGCATTCACGGTTCAGTACGATTTTGTCATGCCCAAACGTTTTGAACTCACTTACACCGACAATCTTGGGAAGGAAAAAGAGGTGGTCGTTGTCCACCGCTCTTCGATCGGCGCCTTTGAAAGAACCATGGCCTTTTTGATTGAGTTCTATGCCGGCGCTTTTCCGGTTTGGCTGTCCCCGGTCCAAGTCCAGGTGATTCCCGTGGCTGACCGCCATCTTGACTACGCCCGCAAAATCGTTCAGGTTATGAGAGACGCTAATATAAGAGTTGAACTAAAAGACGAACAAGAAACGGTTTCCAAAAAAATCAGGAGCGGCGAGCTCCAGAAAATCCCCTATCTTCTGGTTGTCGGCGACAGAGAGATTCAGGCCAAAAATATCAGCTTCAGGCAAAGACAAAAAGGAGATCTGGGGACGATGAAACTCAATGATTTTGTCGCTAAGATAAGGAAAGAGATTGACCAGAAGAAGTAA
- a CDS encoding DUF5667 domain-containing protein — translation MNSFYKKLVFCSLLIAAMAIFSLALAEETPAPASSPTVTVENIEEDVTAQDLGVATPNILPDNKFYFLKEWQRNLKLGFTFNPVKKAELRQTILNEKLIELKTLSEKTQDPETLKKATENYQKGIERLNSQIQKIKDTAQTNPKVNQFLEKFTEQNLLQQKILGKLENQVPPQVFEKIEVAREQHIEKFGQVMAKLENNKEKIAERISQALEKQTATDFKSLEDFQLLRKLEEKLPLEAREAIRKAAEKKMELFKDVFENMPPEKQEKIGNYLQVIGRDKEQQLEIIENLKQEVKSEDTQKRLERVKKGIMCITLWDPVCGTDNKTYSNDCFAKAAGVDVAYKGECEGLVKPGCQNLWWYDDNQKTCQVKSFCGAYMYLGLRTFKTKAECLKSLNSETNLPECGGIQGIICKQGYRCQYEGDYPDATGKCVLIEKECKPVCFAIGTRSEGWHDCNGNFLKWDNCKDCQPVCKNIGTKLEGWYSSCEDRLIKRETCGQEIE, via the coding sequence ATGAACTCATTTTACAAGAAACTCGTTTTTTGCTCTCTATTGATAGCAGCGATGGCTATATTTAGTTTAGCCTTAGCCGAAGAAACGCCAGCCCCTGCCTCGTCTCCAACAGTGACTGTTGAGAATATTGAAGAAGATGTCACTGCCCAAGATCTTGGAGTGGCAACTCCAAACATTTTGCCAGACAACAAATTCTATTTCCTTAAAGAATGGCAAAGGAACTTAAAACTGGGCTTCACTTTTAATCCGGTCAAAAAAGCCGAGTTAAGACAGACGATTTTAAACGAGAAATTAATAGAATTAAAAACACTTTCTGAAAAAACCCAAGATCCGGAAACGCTTAAAAAAGCAACCGAGAATTACCAGAAAGGAATTGAGAGGTTAAACAGCCAGATCCAAAAGATTAAAGATACGGCCCAAACCAACCCCAAGGTTAATCAATTCCTCGAGAAATTTACGGAGCAGAATCTTTTGCAGCAAAAAATCTTGGGAAAGCTGGAAAATCAGGTTCCGCCCCAGGTTTTTGAAAAAATCGAGGTTGCCCGCGAGCAGCACATCGAAAAATTCGGTCAGGTTATGGCTAAACTGGAGAACAATAAAGAAAAAATCGCAGAGAGAATCAGTCAAGCCCTGGAAAAGCAGACAGCCACCGATTTCAAATCCCTGGAAGACTTTCAGCTTTTGAGAAAGCTTGAAGAGAAACTTCCCTTGGAAGCCCGGGAGGCTATCAGGAAAGCCGCCGAAAAAAAGATGGAGCTTTTTAAAGACGTTTTTGAAAATATGCCCCCCGAAAAGCAGGAAAAAATCGGCAATTACCTTCAGGTTATCGGCAGAGACAAGGAACAACAGCTGGAAATCATTGAAAACTTAAAGCAAGAAGTTAAGTCCGAAGACACTCAAAAAAGATTAGAGCGGGTCAAAAAGGGCATTATGTGCATTACTCTTTGGGACCCGGTTTGCGGCACAGATAATAAGACCTATTCCAACGATTGTTTTGCCAAGGCCGCAGGAGTCGATGTCGCCTATAAGGGAGAGTGCGAAGGATTAGTCAAGCCCGGCTGCCAGAATCTCTGGTGGTATGATGACAATCAGAAAACATGCCAAGTAAAGAGTTTCTGCGGCGCTTATATGTATCTGGGTCTGCGGACTTTCAAGACAAAAGCAGAGTGTTTGAAATCGCTGAACTCGGAAACCAACCTTCCTGAATGCGGCGGCATTCAGGGAATCATTTGTAAACAAGGTTACCGCTGCCAGTATGAAGGTGACTATCCAGACGCCACAGGCAAATGCGTTCTTATTGAAAAAGAATGCAAACCTGTTTGCTTTGCAATCGGCACAAGGTCAGAAGGCTGGCACGATTGTAATGGAAATTTTCTTAAATGGGACAACTGCAAAGATTGCCAGCCTGTTTGCAAAAACATTGGCACAAAACTAGAGGGCTGGTACAGTTCTTGCGAAGACAGACTGATTAAGCGGGAAACTTGCGGCCAAGAGATTGAGTAA
- the deoC gene encoding deoxyribose-phosphate aldolase — MLIEKEVLKEVSKTIDYTNIGKEAKEEDIKKTCEEAKLYNFRGVCVNPQWIRMINQELLGTDIKVICLIDPPMGTSPHKLRIQECERARLDGTDELDVVMNVVDLKYGRYLNILGDLKVITQILPTKVIIGSGYLTDAEVRKASELVKSSGAICVKTATEKDPLGHSELAEKAKHLKIMKEAAPGLLIKAAGGIRNYADWQMMREAGADIIGTSFGVEIMEEVKAERRTSE, encoded by the coding sequence ATGCTCATAGAAAAAGAGGTGTTAAAAGAGGTTTCCAAGACTATTGACTATACCAATATCGGCAAAGAGGCGAAGGAAGAGGATATCAAAAAGACCTGCGAAGAGGCCAAGCTTTACAATTTCCGGGGAGTCTGCGTCAACCCCCAGTGGATAAGAATGATCAACCAAGAGCTCTTGGGGACCGACATCAAAGTCATCTGCCTGATCGACCCGCCGATGGGCACCAGCCCGCATAAGTTGAGAATCCAAGAGTGCGAAAGGGCCAGGCTCGACGGCACAGACGAGCTAGACGTTGTCATGAACGTTGTCGATCTGAAATACGGACGCTACCTGAATATTCTTGGCGATTTAAAGGTCATCACTCAAATCCTGCCCACCAAAGTCATTATTGGCTCGGGTTATCTGACGGATGCCGAAGTCAGAAAAGCTTCAGAACTGGTGAAAAGCTCCGGAGCCATCTGCGTCAAAACAGCTACCGAAAAAGACCCTTTAGGGCATTCGGAGCTCGCCGAAAAAGCCAAGCATTTGAAAATCATGAAAGAAGCCGCTCCCGGCCTTTTGATTAAAGCTGCCGGCGGCATCAGAAATTATGCCGACTGGCAGATGATGAGAGAAGCCGGAGCCGACATTATCGGCACCAGCTTCGGGGTTGAGATTATGGAGGAAGTCAAGGCTGAGAGACGAACTTCTGAATAA
- a CDS encoding dihydrofolate reductase — protein sequence MIVSIIAAIGKNRVIGNDNNLPWRLPADMKRFREITSGKPVIMGQKTFESIGKALFGRTNIVLSNDSGFRAKDCLVAHSLEEALNAAKEEEVMIVGGESVYKQFLPLADRMYLTLIDEEFAGDAYFPEYNSEEWEEKERRNCQPDDKNPYNYAFVTLQRRKI from the coding sequence ATGATTGTTTCGATAATAGCCGCTATCGGCAAAAATCGCGTTATCGGAAATGATAACAATTTGCCTTGGAGGTTGCCGGCAGACATGAAGCGTTTTCGGGAAATAACTTCTGGGAAACCGGTAATTATGGGGCAAAAGACATTTGAGTCGATAGGCAAAGCCTTGTTTGGCCGTACCAACATTGTTCTCAGCAATGACTCTGGTTTTCGGGCAAAAGATTGTCTCGTCGCCCATTCTCTAGAAGAAGCGCTGAATGCGGCTAAAGAAGAAGAAGTGATGATTGTTGGGGGAGAGTCGGTCTATAAGCAGTTTCTGCCTTTGGCCGACAGAATGTATCTAACTTTGATAGATGAAGAGTTTGCCGGCGACGCCTATTTTCCCGAGTATAATTCTGAGGAATGGGAGGAAAAAGAACGCAGAAACTGTCAACCAGACGACAAAAATCCTTATAATTACGCTTTTGTTACTCTCCAAAGGAGAAAAATATGA
- a CDS encoding adenylyltransferase/cytidyltransferase family protein codes for MKKKEEKMIILDYGKLKRIVEAHKALGHKIVCTIGSWDMLHIGHLRYLMKAKSHGDVLVVGADSDRGIKLYKKNNLRPVIPQKERLEMLKYQQCVDYATLIDDIDKKGNWQYGLVKAIRPDFFITTDSYSKEQIKKLRLYAGKVLKLTRQAGQTSTTEFIEKTVKKHLKFLASAMTAKK; via the coding sequence ATGAAGAAAAAAGAGGAAAAGATGATTATTTTAGATTACGGCAAACTTAAAAGAATAGTCGAAGCCCATAAAGCCCTTGGCCATAAAATTGTCTGCACTATTGGATCTTGGGACATGCTTCACATCGGCCACTTGAGATATCTGATGAAAGCTAAAAGCCACGGCGACGTCCTCGTCGTCGGCGCAGACAGCGATAGGGGCATCAAGCTTTACAAAAAGAACAACCTGCGGCCGGTGATACCGCAAAAAGAAAGGCTGGAGATGCTTAAATACCAGCAATGCGTTGATTATGCCACTCTGATTGACGATATTGATAAAAAGGGAAACTGGCAGTACGGATTGGTCAAGGCAATCAGGCCGGATTTTTTCATTACCACTGACAGCTATAGCAAAGAGCAAATCAAAAAACTTAGATTATACGCCGGCAAAGTCCTTAAGCTTACGCGTCAGGCCGGCCAGACTTCCACCACCGAATTTATTGAAAAAACAGTCAAAAAGCACTTAAAATTTCTCGCTTCGGCGATGACCGCTAAAAAATAG